The Bacteroidales bacterium genomic sequence ATTTGCCGATGCTACCGTACCAAGGGTAACGGTCATCCTGCGGAAATCATACGGAGGAGCTTACTGCGTGATGAACAGCAAAAACCTCGGAGGCGACTTCAACTACGCCTGGCCTTCAGCCGAAATAGCCGTTATGGGACCCGAAGGCGCTGTGGCCATCCTCTACAAAAAAGAACTGGCCGAAGCAAAAGACCCCAAAAAGCTCAAAAAAGAACTGGCTGCCCGCTACCGGGAAGAAATAGCCAATCCTTACATAGCCGATGAAAAAGGGTTTATCGACGAAGTGATTGATCCTGCCGATACACGGAACAAACTGATTACAGCCTTCGAAGCACTCCGGAAAAAACATGTTACTCCCCCGGAACGCAAACACGGAAACATTCCACTGTAATTCGTCTTCAATTCAGGATGATTATGAAGAAAGAAACCAGAAAAATACAAAGCCTCCTCGTTGCCAACCGCGGTGAAATTGCCATCCGGATAATGAATACGGCAAGGAAAATGGACATCAGAACCTATGCTATCAAAACTTCCAAGGAACCCAACGCACTCTACCTCTCCTATGCCGACGAAATCATAGATTTTACGGAGAACCTGGAAGAAATCTCCGAATTTCTGGATATTGAACGGATCATTGAGGCCGCAAAACAACATAAGATCGATGCCATCCACCCCGGTTACGGTTACCTGGCCGAAAATCCCTACTTTGCCCAGCGGTGTGACGACGAAAAGATCATCTTTATAGGCCCTGCACCCGATGCAATCTACAAAATGGGCAACAAAACCATAGCTAAACAGCTCGCCCGCAAATACAAAGTACCCCTTCTCGAAGGAAGTACAGGCAACGTATCCAGCGTGGCCGAAGCAGTCAAAATTGCCCGGGAAATCGGATACCCTGTCATCCTGAAAGCTGCTGCCGGTGGCGGTGGAAGAGGCATGCGCATCGTGGAAAAAGCTTCCCAGATGGAAAAAATGTTTCGCCTCGCTTCCAACGAAGCCCAGAAAGCCTTTAACGACCCGTCGGTTTTTATCGAAAAATACGTCAGAAATCCCCGCCATATTGAATTCCAGATTCTTGCCGACAAATACGGAAATACCATCCACCTGGGGGAACGTGAATGTTCCATCCAGCGCAAACACCAGAAACTGATCGAAGAATCCCCTTCCATCGCCCTTACTCCTAAACTCCGTGAAAAAATGGGCGAAGCAGCTGTTGCCATCGCCAAATCGGTCCGTTACTACAGTGCCGGCACTGTGGAGTTCCTCCTCGATGCCAACCAGAACTTCTTCTTCATGGAAATGAATACCCGCATCCAGGTGGAACACCCGGTTACCGAAATGGTTACCGGCCTTGACCTGATTGAACAGCAGATCCGCATTGCACAGGACGAAAAACTTGAACTGACCCAGTCGGATGTTAAACTGAAAGGATGGGCTATCGAATGCCGCATCAATGCCGAAGATGTTCAGTCAGGCTTCGCCCCCAACCTGGGAATTATTGAAAAAATCTCCTTCCCGGTGGGTAAAAACATCCGCATCGATACCGGCATCCAGGAAGGGTCCCCCATCACACCCTACTTCGATTCCATGGTGGCCAAACTCATTGTCTATGGCGAAAACCGGACCAAGGCAATCGCCAATATGATCAGCGCCCTGGAAAAATTCCGCATACGGGGCATCAAAACTACCATCCCGTTCCACAAGGCTGTAATGCACAACAAAGCCTTTCAGAAAGGCGACCTCAGCACATCCTTCATTGAAAAAGAACTCCCCCAGCTGTATTACCAGGAACCCGATGAGGAAATGCTGGCGGCCTGCATTGCCGCTCTCGACTATGCGGCTGAAGTGCAGGAACAGGAAGGCTCAAATATTGAAAATACCCTCGGGAAAAACCTTGATCCCTGGGTGTTGAACAAACGCCTCAAATCCATCTGATAACCCGATTAACTTCTTAATTACCTGATTATGGCTTTTGTTTTCAGCTCACGTAAAGACGAACCCCTGTACATTGCCCAGTCATCTACAGGAAATAATTACGTCATAAAATTTGATGCAAAGGGCGAATTGAGGGTTAACAGGAAAATAACCGACCTTACCCTTTCGGAAGAAAACGGATTTACCTACATTCATTACAAAAAGGCCAAATACCCTGTTGAAATACTTGAAAAACATCATAATAAGTATGTAATCCTCATCAACGGCGTGAGCTATACCATTTCGGTTGAAACTCCTTTCTCTTACAAAAGGAAGAAAAAGCTCGACCAGCAGAAAACCGAGTCAAAAACAGAACAGATACTGGCCCCTATGCCGGGTAAAATCATCGAAGTGCTGGTCGATGAGCATACCCACGTCAAGGAAGGCGACAGCATCGCCATCCTTGAAGCTATGAAAATGCAGAACGAGATCATTTCGCACGTTTCGGGAAAAATCAAAAGCATCCATGTGAAAGCCGAAGAGACCGTCAACAAAGACGATGTGATCGTTGAAATAGAAAAATAGAATCACTTTATTTTGTTATTCAGAATTTTCATTAATTTTGTCGCCTCATTTTATGAACAGAAAAATTTAATAGCACATGGCAAACCATAAATCTGCTGAAAAGAGAATCCGCCAGACAAAGGCAAGAAGGACGGAGAACAGATATTACAGTCGCACAGCACGTAACGCTGTAAAGAAACTGCGCAGTACCACAAGTAAGGAAGAAGCGGCTCAAATGCTTCCCAAAGTAACATCCATGCTCGATAAACTGGCCAAGAAAAATGTAATCCATCCCAATAAGGCCGCCAACCTGAAAAGCTCCCTTACCAAGCATG encodes the following:
- a CDS encoding acetyl-CoA carboxylase biotin carboxylase subunit, with the translated sequence MKKETRKIQSLLVANRGEIAIRIMNTARKMDIRTYAIKTSKEPNALYLSYADEIIDFTENLEEISEFLDIERIIEAAKQHKIDAIHPGYGYLAENPYFAQRCDDEKIIFIGPAPDAIYKMGNKTIAKQLARKYKVPLLEGSTGNVSSVAEAVKIAREIGYPVILKAAAGGGGRGMRIVEKASQMEKMFRLASNEAQKAFNDPSVFIEKYVRNPRHIEFQILADKYGNTIHLGERECSIQRKHQKLIEESPSIALTPKLREKMGEAAVAIAKSVRYYSAGTVEFLLDANQNFFFMEMNTRIQVEHPVTEMVTGLDLIEQQIRIAQDEKLELTQSDVKLKGWAIECRINAEDVQSGFAPNLGIIEKISFPVGKNIRIDTGIQEGSPITPYFDSMVAKLIVYGENRTKAIANMISALEKFRIRGIKTTIPFHKAVMHNKAFQKGDLSTSFIEKELPQLYYQEPDEEMLAACIAALDYAAEVQEQEGSNIENTLGKNLDPWVLNKRLKSI
- a CDS encoding biotin/lipoyl-binding protein, encoding MAFVFSSRKDEPLYIAQSSTGNNYVIKFDAKGELRVNRKITDLTLSEENGFTYIHYKKAKYPVEILEKHHNKYVILINGVSYTISVETPFSYKRKKKLDQQKTESKTEQILAPMPGKIIEVLVDEHTHVKEGDSIAILEAMKMQNEIISHVSGKIKSIHVKAEETVNKDDVIVEIEK
- a CDS encoding 30S ribosomal protein S20; this encodes MANHKSAEKRIRQTKARRTENRYYSRTARNAVKKLRSTTSKEEAAQMLPKVTSMLDKLAKKNVIHPNKAANLKSSLTKHVNALS